From one Esox lucius isolate fEsoLuc1 chromosome 11, fEsoLuc1.pri, whole genome shotgun sequence genomic stretch:
- the LOC105029054 gene encoding sialoadhesin — MGGGSIHEKRAGLPLGIILLMITECLSQDKGNVTYIPRKFCSLLGSSVTMRCSYTIPKDHKLINSSWYKLPVVGPPLDLSLDPEYKGRVEYVGDSYHLCTLRITDLRESDSGIYSFHLRTDVTPQMLMEDSGVILNVTGLHVDLNPERVVNGQWAVLHCGLCILSNSPTYIWYKDTKPLNDIKTNSYLELDPVGMEDSGNYSCAVRGIQDSAGPPVNLQVECGPNSTSVSVSPSSEIAEGVSVTLTCYSDTNPPVDKYTWYKKNDSQTAFSEIGSGQRYIILSITSEDSGQYFCKLENKYQPCDSAPVHLRLAGKSGFPWAPVVVVVALLAVGTLPVIIYYTVNKRNTRVSGDADVFSCGKPPRVGSPDDTYATLDRSNMSPEYDTLAGKNKPMPQRHMITGPYRGTISPGK, encoded by the exons ATG GGTGGTGGATCTATTCATGAAAAACGTGCCGGTCTTCCTTTGGGAATCATCCTGCTCATGATCACAG AATGTCTGTCCCAGGACAAGGGGAATGTGACTTACATCCCAAGAAAGTTCTGCTCCTTATTGGGATCTTCTGTAACCATGCGCTGCTCTTACACAATTCCCAAGGACCACAAACTCATCAATTCCTCCTGGTACAAATTGCCTGTTGTTGGGCCTCCTCTTGATCTAAGTTTGGACCCTGAGTATAAAGGCCGTGTGGAGTATGTTGGGGACAGTTACCATCTCTGCACGTTGAGAATCACAGACTTGAGAGAGAGCGATTCAGGCATCTACAGCTTCCACTTGAGAACTGATGTCACTCCTCAGATGTTGATGGAGGATTCAGGTGTCATATTAAACGTTACAG GACTTCATGTTGATTTGAACCCTGAGCGTGTTGTCAACGGCCAGTGGGCGGTCCTGCACTGCGGCTTGTGCATCTTGAGTAACAGCCCTACCTACATATGGTACAAGGACACAAAACCCTTGAATGACATAAAAACCAACAGCTACCTTGAACTAGACCCTGTGGGAATGGAGGATTCGGGCAACTACTCGTGTGCTGTCCGTGGTATCCAGGACTCAGCCGGTCCGCCGGTGAACCTTCAAGTGGAAT GTGGCCCTAATAGCACCTCGGTGTCGGTCAGTCCTTCTAGTGAAATTGCTGAGGGAGtttcagtgactctgacctgtTACAGTGATACCAACCCACCAgtggacaaatacacctggtacaagaagaaCGACAGCCAGACAGCATTCTCAGAAATAGGATCAGGGCAGAGGTACATCATCCTCAGTATCACCTCTGAGGACAGTGGGCAGTACTTCTGCAAGTTGGAGAATAAATACCAACCATGTGACTCTGCACCTGTGCATCTCCGTCTAGCAG GAAAATCAGGGTTTCCCTGGGCTCCtgttgtggttgtagtggcTTTGCTGGCTGTTGGAACTCTTCCAGTCATTATCTactatactgtaaataaaag AAACACAAGGGTCTCGGGAGATGCAGATGTGTTTTCTTGCGGCAAACCACCACGCGTGGGGTCTCCTGATGACACCTACGCAACTCTAGACAGAAGCAACATGAGTCCCGAATATGACACACTGGCT GGAAAAAACAAACCCATGCCGCAGCGTCACATGATAACCGGACCATACCGTGGGACCATAAGCCCCGGGAAATGA
- the pold1 gene encoding DNA polymerase delta catalytic subunit, translating to MEAKRRNGRPPMGGESQAKRGKTGGDWEDSPSVFEEELALFEEADMEAEDREGEAGHDVIPVGDLFSADLNPRWRRPLAAPLEPDLDTLIFQQIDLDYYLGAAVAGMPGQSQGNVPIIRMFGVTDSGNSVCCHVHGFAPYFYVPAPNGFTSDHLSEFKRELNSVVLKDMRSNKDNISVTVLAVDITRKESMYGYHGKQISDFLRITMAMPRLIAPAKRLLELGFRFGTFPMQNYSTYEANIDFEIRFMVDSGVVGCCWIELPKGTYRVREEKSLGETDTRYPGKVSLCQYEVDVGWTQLISHPAEGEYQRIAPLRVLSFDIECAGRKGIFPEADKDPVIQIASMVQRQGEKEPFIRTIFTLQSCSSIVGSQVLCFTKENQLLQSWAEFLRTVDADIVTGYNIQNFDLPYLLNRAATLKVNMFPYLGRVRGIKSVLRDSNFQSKQMGRRENKILNMEGRVQFDLLQVLLRDYKLRSYTLNAVSFHFLQEQKEDVQHSIITDLQNGNEQTRRRLAVYCLKDAYLPLRLLQKLMCVINYMEMARVTGVPLTYLLSRGQQIKVVSQLLRQAMKQGLVMPVVKIEGGEDYTGATVIEPEKGYYSVPIATLDFSSLYPSIMMAHNLCYTTLLQKGSAVKLGLSPEEFIKTPTGDHFVKSSVRKGLLPDILEDLLSARKRAKAELKKETDPFKKQVLDGRQLALKISANSVYGFTGAQVGKLPCLEISQSVTGFGRQMIEQTKQLVESKYTLSNGYPADAKVIYGDTDSVMVKLGVDTVSKAMEVGREAAEWVSSHFIPPIKLEFEKVYYPYLLINKKRYAGLYFSSSAETHDKMDCKGIETVRRDNCTLVANLINTCLQTILIDRDPQGAVAHAKEVISDLLCNRIDISQLVITKELTRTAQEYAGKQAHVELAERMKKRDAGSAPQLGDRVPYVIVKATKGVAAYMKSEDPIYVLENNIPIDTQYYLEQQLSKPLLRIFEPILGESKAESVLLKGDHTRCKTVLTSRVGGLMAFATKKSTCIGCRAVLKNDAAVCDYCKKKESELYQKEIFHLSTLEERFSRLWTQCQRCQGSLHEDVLCTSRDCPIFYMRKKVQKDLDDQEKLVSRFGW from the exons ATGGAAGCCAAAAGACGGAATGGCCGCCCACCAATGGGTGGGGAATCCCAGGCAAAGCGGGGGAAAACCGGAGGGGATTGGGAAGACAGCCCGTCAGTCTTTGAGGAGGAACTTGCCCTGTTTGAAGAAGCAGATATGGAGGCAGAGGACCGGGAAGGAGAGGCAGGTCATGATGTCATCCCTGTAG GTGATCTATTTTCAGCTGACCTCAATCCCCGATGGCGTCGGCCGCTTGCTGCCCCCCTGGAACCTGATCTGGACACACTCATCTTCCAGCAGATAGATCTTGACTACTACTTAG GGGCTGCTGTGGCCGGCATGCCCGGTCAGTCTCAGGGCAACGTCCCAATAATCCGCATGTTCGGCGTGACGGACAGCGGGAACAGCGTATGCTGTCACGTGCACGGCTTCGCCCCGTATTTCTATGTCCCGGCCCCAAATG ggttCACCAGTGACCACTTGAGTGAGTTCAAGCGGGAGCTGAACTCTGTGGTGCTGAAGGACATGCGGTCCAACAAGGACAACATATCAGTCACGGTGCTGGCGGTGGACATCACCCGCAAAGAAA GTATGTATGGTTACCATGGGAAACAGATTTCCGACTTCCTGCGTATCACCATGGCAATGCCTCGGCTAATCGCCCCGGCAAAGAGGCTCCTGGAATTGGGCTTCAGGTTTGGGACGTTCCCGATGCAGAACTACTCCACATATGAGGCCAACATCGACTTTGAGATCAG GTTCATGGTGGACAGTGGTGTGGTGGGCTGCTGCTGGATCGAGCTGCCCAAAGGGACGtacagagtgagggaggagaagagccTCGGGGAGACAGACACCCGCTACCCTGGAAAG gtgtctctgtgtcagtacGAGGTGGATGTGGGATGGACCCAGCTGATCAGTCACCCAGCGGAAGGAGAGTACCAGAGGATTGCTCCTCTCCGAGTTCTCAGCTTTGACATAGAATGTGCCGGAAGAAAAG GGATATTCCCCGAGGCGGACAAAGACCCTGTGATCCAGATCGCCTCCATGGTTCAGCGTCAGGGTGAAAAGGAGCCCTTCATCCGCACCATTTTCACACTGCAGTCCTGTTCCAGCATCGTGGGGTCCCAGGTCCTGTGCTTCACTAAGGAGAATCAGCTACTACAG AGCTGGGCTGAGTTTCTGAGGACGGTGGATGCAGACATCGTCACGGGTTACAACATCCAGAACTTTGACCTTCCATACCTGTTGAACAGAGCAGCCACACTGAAG GTCAATATGTTCCCCTACCTGGGCCGAGTTCGGGGTATTAAGTCTGTTCTCAGGGATTCCAACTTCCAGAGCAAACAGATGGGCCGCAGAGAGAACAAAATTCTCAATATGGAGGGACGAGTTCAATTTGACCTGCTCCAG GTGCTGCTGAGGGACTACAAACTGCGCTCATACACACTCAACGCCGTCAGCTTCCACTTCCTGCAGGAACAGAAGGAGGATGTACAGCATTCCATCATCACAGACCTGCAG aaCGGCAATGAGCAGACCCGTAGGCGCCTGGCAGTGTACTGTCTGAAGGATGCCTACCTGCCGCTGCGTCTGCTCCAGAAGCTGATGTGCGTCATCAACTACATGGAGATGGCCCGTGTCACCGGCGTCCCCCTCACCTACCTGCTCTCCCGGGGCCAGCAGATCAAAGTGGTGTCTCAGCTTCTGCGACAG gcaaTGAAACAGGGACTGGTCATGCCAGTGGTGAAGATTGAGGGAGGGGAGGACTACACGGGAGCCACAGTCATTGAGCCTGAGAAAGG ATACTACAGCGTTCCCATTGCCACCCTGGACTTCTCCTCCCTGTACCCCTCCATCATGATGGCCCACAATCTGTGCTACACCACTCTGCTACAGAAGGGCTCTGCAGTGAAGCTAGG CCTGAGTCCAGAGGAATTCATCAAGACTCCCACAGGTGACCATTTCGTCAAGAGCTCAGTGAGGAAGGGACTTCTTCCTGATATCCTTGAGGACCTGCTCTCAGCCAGGAAGAG AGCCAAGGCGGAGCTGAAAAAGGAGACCGACCCTTTTAAGAAACAGGTCCTGGACGGCCGACAGCTCGCTCTCAAGATCAGCGCCAACTCTGTGTACGGCTTCACAGGGGCTCAGGTGGGCAAGTTGCCCTGCCTTGAGATCTCTCAG AGTGTCACTGGGTTTGGCAGGCAGATGATTGAGCAAACCAAACAGTTGGTGGAATCCAAATACACCCTTTCCAATGGCTACCCAGCCGATGCCAAG GTCATCTACGGGGACACTGACTCTGTCATGGTCAAATTGGGCGTGGACACTGTGAGTAAGGCCATGGAGGTCGGGAGGGAGGCGGCAGAGTGGGTCTCCTCCCATTTCATCCCTCCAATCAAATTGGAGTTTGAGAAG GTCTACTATCCCTATCTGCTGATCAACAAGAAACGCTACGCCGGGCTCTACTTCTCCTCCAGCGCCGAAACGCACGACAAGATGGACTGCAAGGGCATCGAGACTGTCCGCAGGGACAACTGCACGCTGGTGGCCAACCTGATCAACACCTGCCTGCAGACCATCCTCATAGACAG GGACCCACAGGGGGCGGTGGCCCACGCCAAAGAGGTCATCTCTGACCTGCTGTGTAACCGCATCGACATCAGCCAGCTGGTCATCACCAAGGAGCTGACGCGCACAGCCCAGGAGTACGCTGGGAAACAGGCCCACGTGGAGCTGGCTGAGAG GATGAAGAAGAGAGACGCGGGTAGCGCCCCCCAGCTGGGAGACCGGGTTCCCTATGTCATCGTCAAAGCCACCAAGGGCGTAGCGGCGTACATGAAATCCGAG GATCCGATCTACGTGCTGGAGAACAACATTCCCATTGACACACAGTACTACCTGGAACAGCAGCTGTCCAAGCCACTGCTCAGGATCTTCGAGCCCATCCTGGGAGAGAGCAAGGCGGAGAGTGTCCTGCTGA AGGGCGATCACACGCGCTGTAAGACGGTGTTGACGTCCAGGGTGGGGGGGCTCATGGCTTTCGCCACCAAGAAGAGCACCTGTATCGGCTGCAGAGCAGTGCTGAAGAACGATG CGGCTGTGTGTGACTACTGTAAGAAGAAGGAATCGGAACTGTACCAGAAGGAG ATCTTCCATCTGAGTACGCTGGAGGAGCGTTTCTCCCGTCTGTGGACTCAATGCCAACGTTGTCAGGGCTCGCTACACGAGGATGTCCTCTGTACCAG TCGGGACTGTCCCATATTTTACATGAGGAAGAAGGTACAGAAAGACCTGGATGATCAGGAGAAGCTGGTGTCTCGCTTTGGATGGTGA